Part of the Flavobacterium alkalisoli genome is shown below.
AAGTAAAGGTCTACCAGTGCAAAAACCGATTCCATCATCATCTCGAGCATCATGGGAATGGCTAAAAGCAACACACCCCTACGGATACTGCCGGTAGTAAAATCTATATTTTCCCCTTTAAGGGATTGTTGTAATAATGTATAAAAGCGTGACAATGCACTGCTTCGCTGTGCCTGCTGTGTCATAATATTTCGAAATAAATTGTTATAAAAAAGAATATAAAAATGAAGAGAGGCATTAAAGGGTTAATGCTTCATTCACTTTAAAAGTTAGCGGTGGTATTTTTGCCTTATCGTGTTAAAGCAGCAAATAACTTCATATTTCTATATGCTTTGAACGGCAAATATAGATTAAAAATGAAATCGTTAAGTAAAAAAATTATGAATTTTCAATCAGCTTACGATTTACCCTGCCTGCTGCTATTCTTGAAGCTAAGTAACCCAATATGAATAAAGTAAGTAATACGATTACAATATTCAGGATATTAAACTCTACCGGGAAAGGAAGGGTAGGAGTTATGGTTATCAGGCTGAATTTCATTTGCAGCAGTACGATGATACTGCCTAAAAGAAGTCCGGCAAAAGCGCCCAGTGCAGTAATGAAAAGTCCCTGATATAAAAAGATATTCCTTATACTTCTTACCTCTAGTCCTAAACAATAGAGTGTCTTGATGTTTTCTTTTTTGTCAAGTATCAGCATTATCAATGCTCCTGCAAGACAGAAAAGGGTTAACACCACTACCAGCGAACAGATAAGATAAGTTATCAGGTTCTCTGAATTAAGCATTTTGTAAAGCGAGTCGTTTAATTGTGCCCTGTTCTTTACAACGGCATTTTTGCCAAATACGGTAATCAGTTGCTCCTTAATGTTGTCTTCCGAAGCATCCGGGGCAAGTTTAATTTCTATTGCCGTAACCTGATTGGGTTTAAATTGTAAAAGGCTTTGTGCTATGCCTAAATCGCAGTATACATATTTGCTGTCTACATCATCGTTAATGGAGTAAATACCTACCGGAATCAATGCCGACTTGTTGAATGCGTCATCGGGGGTGTCAATGGTTCCCTTGCCGGGTTTGGGTACATACACTTCCAGCCTGTGGCTAAAAGAGGAAAGGCCTAATGATAGCTTGCTAACAGTGCCTATACCTACAACACATTGTGTGGTAAGAGGCGTTGCCCAGTAACCCACAACCAGTTGTTTTTCCATAGGGTTTACAGTAGTAAAAAGGCTGTCGGTTCCTTTAAGAAAGGCTACGTGTTCTTTTTGATCGTAATAAAAAAGTACACGTTCCTCTACTACTTTAGTATAAACGGTAATGCCGTTAATAGCTTTTAGTTTCTTTTCCTGTTCAGGGGAAATAACAAACGATTTGCCTACGC
Proteins encoded:
- a CDS encoding ABC transporter permease; this encodes MSFPFYIARRYTISRSKSTAVNIISVIAALGIVVSATALFVILSVFSGLKNFSLSFTNATDPDLKITTSVGKSFVISPEQEKKLKAINGITVYTKVVEERVLFYYDQKEHVAFLKGTDSLFTTVNPMEKQLVVGYWATPLTTQCVVGIGTVSKLSLGLSSFSHRLEVYVPKPGKGTIDTPDDAFNKSALIPVGIYSINDDVDSKYVYCDLGIAQSLLQFKPNQVTAIEIKLAPDASEDNIKEQLITVFGKNAVVKNRAQLNDSLYKMLNSENLITYLICSLVVVLTLFCLAGALIMLILDKKENIKTLYCLGLEVRSIRNIFLYQGLFITALGAFAGLLLGSIIVLLQMKFSLITITPTLPFPVEFNILNIVIVLLTLFILGYLASRIAAGRVNRKLIENS